CCAGCTGGCACGGTTGATCTACGGAACAGGCGAGAAGGCCGGTACATCGGCCGCTGCGACCGCCTTGATCCAGTCCTTGCTCGGTGATGACTACGAGAGATACATGGCTGCTCGTGAGTGAAGAAGACCAGCGGGGTGGGACCATGCAGCGGACGCCGATCATCGACGTGCACACCCACGCCCTGCCGATGCCGTTACTTCGCGACCTGGAGGCGTTAGGGCATGCCGACCTTTCCGGCCTCGCCAATCGGGTGCTGAGGCTGGACTCCGCCATCAGCGGTCTGGCGCCCGGTGCGCCCATTCCGCTGCCGGCAGAGCAGTACGACCTCGCCACGAGGCTGGCGTCGGTGACCGCAGCGGGCGTGGATTACCAGGCGGTCTCGCCCCCGCCCTTCACTTTCGCGTCCGAATCGACCGATGAGCGGCTCGTGATGGACATTACGCGACGGACGAACGACGCGGTGGCGGAGTTCGTCGCCGGGTCCGGCGGGCGCTTAGTGGGACTGGCAGCGCTGCCGGTGGGCTTTCCGGGTGCTGTCCAGGAACTTGCCCGCTGCCTGGATGAGTTGGGGTTCGTCGGGGCGACAATGGGCACCTTTGGTGGCGGTCGGGAGCTTGACGACCCACTGAACGAGGAACTGTGGAGTTCCCTCGCCTTCCGTCGGTGTTTCGTGCTGCTGCACCCCAGCCGGGCCTCGTCGCCCACCAGACTCGCGGATTACCATTTGCTGCAGCTTCTCGGATATCCGGCCGAGACCGCTCTCGCGACGGCCCGGCTCGTCTTCGGCGGGGTGTTGGACCGGAATGACCTCATCCTCTGCCTGGCCCACGGCGGCGGCTGTCTGCCCGGCATTGGGGCTCGACTCGACCTGGGCTGGCACCGCAAGGCGGTGTCGCGGGTCATCCCATATCCGCCGACGCACTACCTGCGCCGCCTGCGTTACGACACCGCGGTGTTCGACGCGAGCGTCCTGGCTCGACTCGTGGAAGACGTGACGCCCGCCAACGTGCTGTTGGGCACCGACGCTCCATACGACCTGGCTGACCGCCAACCCTTGGCGACTGTGCGGACGCTCAAGATCGACACGTCCGAGCAGGACGCCATCCTGGGAGGTAATGCAGCCTCCCTGTTGCAGGGCATGTTCCGGGCGACGCATGGCGGTACGGCGGCCAGCGATACGTTGTCATACATCACTACGTCTCGACGGTCGTGAGTAGTGCCTACATCGTTACGTCGTACCGGCAACAAAGCTGTTGCCGGTACGTCGACTAAAGGTCGTGAAGGTGCACAGTGAACATGATCGAGATCCCTAGGTCATCTCGGGCGGACGCGGTCGCCAATAGCATCGAGGAGCAAATCTCCACGCAGGGCTTGCCACCCGGGCACCGCCTCGGCACCAAGGAGAGTCTGCGTCGCGAGTATGACGTAGCGGTCGCGACGTTCAACGAGGCAGTTCGACTGCTGAGCGCGCGGGGGACGATTGCCGTTCGTCCCGGTGTCAACGGAGGCATCTTCGTCGCTTCCCCAACGGCGCTGGTTCGGCTCGGGCGAAAAATGCTCGAACTCAGCGGCGAGTCAGTGTCGGTGGCCGACTGTCTGATGATGCGCGACGCGCTCGACCCGTTGGTGGTGCGGGAGGCGACGCGGCATCGCAACGCTCAGGACGTTCGCGAGCTGCGCAACATCGTGCGGGAGATGGCAGCTGCCGACCTGGCCATCGCGGAGTACCTGAGGATTAACTGGGCGCTGCATCGGCGGATGGCCGAGATCACGCCGAACCAGATTCTCCGGCACACGTACCTGTCTCTCCTGGCGTTCGTCGAGAGCCGGCTGCAGGGGGTGACGGCCGACGAGCCGGCCCGTGGGTCCACCGATGGTCCGCAGGTTCACGAAGAACTGGTGGAAGCCATCGCCAGCGGCGACGTTGAGCGGGCCGATCGCGCCGCAAGTCGCCATACGACGTTGACCGCGAGCTGACGAAAGCACTAGGTGAGCAGCATGGTAGGCACCGACACCGACCCGACCGGCGTTGCGTTGGTGGTCGTCGATGTACAGAACGACTATTGCCACCCGGATGGCGTGTTCGCCAGCGCCGGATTGCGGGTCGAGGAGCCGCAGCAGCTGGTCGAGCAGATCAATGTGTTGGTTCACGCGGCGCGTGCGGCGGGGCGACCGGTCATCTGGGTACGGATGGAGTGGCCCGACGATGCAAGCGTGGGGCTGCTCGCCGAGCGCAGCCCTTTCCTGCGGACGCAGGGGCTTCGCGAGGGCACGTGGGGCAGCGAACTGCTCGACGGGCTCGACCATGAACCGGGCGACCCAGTCGTGGTCAAGCCGCGGTTCAGTGCCTTCCACCAAACGATCCTGCAGGACGTTCTCCGGCAGCTGGCGGTGGGCACCATCGTCGTGGCGGGAGTGCGCACGGACTTCTGTATCGAGTCGACAGTGCGGGACGCGTTCTTCCGGGACCTGCGGGTGGTCGTGGCCGAGGAAGCCGTCGCCGGGTACTTCAACGAGCTGCACCGTAACAGCCTGCGCGTGATGGGCACGGTGTTCGCCCAGGTGGTCCAGTTGGCTGTGGCGGCCGACGTGCTGGCTGGCGGCCCACTCGACACGGCGCCGGCCGCGAAGGCCCCGTCATGAAC
Above is a window of Micromonospora coriariae DNA encoding:
- a CDS encoding cysteine hydrolase family protein, with amino-acid sequence MVGTDTDPTGVALVVVDVQNDYCHPDGVFASAGLRVEEPQQLVEQINVLVHAARAAGRPVIWVRMEWPDDASVGLLAERSPFLRTQGLREGTWGSELLDGLDHEPGDPVVVKPRFSAFHQTILQDVLRQLAVGTIVVAGVRTDFCIESTVRDAFFRDLRVVVAEEAVAGYFNELHRNSLRVMGTVFAQVVQLAVAADVLAGGPLDTAPAAKAPS
- a CDS encoding amidohydrolase family protein; this encodes MQRTPIIDVHTHALPMPLLRDLEALGHADLSGLANRVLRLDSAISGLAPGAPIPLPAEQYDLATRLASVTAAGVDYQAVSPPPFTFASESTDERLVMDITRRTNDAVAEFVAGSGGRLVGLAALPVGFPGAVQELARCLDELGFVGATMGTFGGGRELDDPLNEELWSSLAFRRCFVLLHPSRASSPTRLADYHLLQLLGYPAETALATARLVFGGVLDRNDLILCLAHGGGCLPGIGARLDLGWHRKAVSRVIPYPPTHYLRRLRYDTAVFDASVLARLVEDVTPANVLLGTDAPYDLADRQPLATVRTLKIDTSEQDAILGGNAASLLQGMFRATHGGTAASDTLSYITTSRRS
- a CDS encoding FadR/GntR family transcriptional regulator produces the protein MIEIPRSSRADAVANSIEEQISTQGLPPGHRLGTKESLRREYDVAVATFNEAVRLLSARGTIAVRPGVNGGIFVASPTALVRLGRKMLELSGESVSVADCLMMRDALDPLVVREATRHRNAQDVRELRNIVREMAAADLAIAEYLRINWALHRRMAEITPNQILRHTYLSLLAFVESRLQGVTADEPARGSTDGPQVHEELVEAIASGDVERADRAASRHTTLTAS